DNA from Dietzia lutea:
AGAGCAGGGTCGGCGCGGTTTCGGCGGCTACGGCATCGGCGGCGCGCTGGAGAAGGAGAACCTCGGCACGATCGTGGGCTGGTGCACCGAGGAGCTGCCCGAGGACCGGCCGCGGCACCTGCTGGGCATCAGCGAACCCGACGACATCTTCACCGCCGTGGAGAACGGCGCCGACACGTTCGACTGCGTCGCGCCCACCCGGCTCGCGCGCCACGGCGGGATCTACACGCTCGACGGGCGGGTCAACATCACCCGCGCGCAGTTCCGGCACGATCACACGCCGCTCGACCCCGAGGGGCCGTCCGAGGTCTCGCGCGAGTACAGCCGCGCGTACCTGCACCACCTGTTCAAGGCCAAGGAGTTCCTCGGCTCCACGCTGCTGACACTGCACAACCTCGCCTTTGTGGTGCGGCTCGTCGACGAGGTGCGCGCGGCCATGGCGGCCGGGCCCGACGAGTACGCGGCGTACAAGGAGCAGTTCCTGGGGCGGTACTACTCCGGGCGGTGACCCGGACGTCGAGCCGCCGCGGATGGAAGACTGAATGCATGACGGACGACCGTAGGCTGACGCTCGACGAGGACCTGGCAGACGAACGCCGTACGGGTTCCATCCGGACGTCAAGACCGGGGCGCTGGCGGAGGTCAGCGAAGCGGCGATGGACGCGGCGTTCAACCTGCTGGACAAGGCGTTGACCAGAATGGTCGACGGGGACGAGCAGCGGGCCGCGAAGCTGATCTCGCGCGCCGCCTCCCTACCGTTCGCCGAGCACCTCGGACTCTGGCCCGGCCCCTACACGGCCCATCAGATGCTGTTCGACTTCCTCTGCAACGTCGCCGAAACCGCGTCTCTGGATCAGGAACACCCGGACGACGACGGCCACCTCGACCAGCTCTACGACGACGTCGCCCGCGTGGTTCCGCTGCTCGACGCCCGGGCGGGTGCGATCTACAGGGACATCGTCGAGACGATCGTGTCCGACGCGGTGATGCTCGGAATCCCCCGCGACGTGGCGGGGGTCCTGGCCGATGCCGTCAGGACTCTTCCCGACCCGGAGACGGCCGAACGCGCGCTCGCCCTCGGCCGCGACGCCGACCTCGCCCGGCGAGAGGACCTCACGCGTCTGGAGCTCGGGGTGCTGCGCACGGTCATCACGGCGATGAACGAGGCCGACGGGATTCCTCACTCGAAGTAGATCGAGTGGTGCAGGGAGCAGCCCGGGTTGAACGGCGACGCGCACGACGGGCAGAAGTCGGCCTCCAGGTAGTCGCTGATGGAGAGCGTCGACCGGCACACCCCGCACAGGATCGCGCGGGTGTCGAACCGATCCGCCGGCCATGCCGTGACCGGGTGGTCGACGGCGTCGGCATGGCAGCGGAAACACGGGTAGAACTCGCCGCAGCAGTGAAAGCGGATCGCGACGATGTCCAGCGGGCTCCCGTAGTGGACGCAGCGGGTCTGGTCGTCGACGGTCGCGCCGAGGACCGTCACGGCGGGCGGGCTGCCGTGGGGCGGGTTCTCGTCGGTCGGGAGGTCGGGCGGGGTCATGCCGCCGATTGTGACAGGGCCGACCGCGAGAGCGCGGCCTGGTAGCTGGGCTCGCGCTTCTTGATCCACGCGATGACCAGGTACGTCACGGGCAGCAGCACCGCCTCGACGAGGGTCTTCCAGACGAATCCGATGACGACGTAGTTCCAGTAGTCACCCGACCAGAGCGCCATGCCCAGGGCCGGGGCGGCGATCGTACAGAAGACCATCGTGTCGGCGAGCTGGCCGACCACGGTCGAACCGAGCAGCCTCGCCCACAGACTGCGCTCGCCGGTGCGCCGCTTCATCCACACCAGGACGTACGAGTTGAGCAGCTCGCCCACCACGTACCCGGCGAGCCCCGCGAGGAAGAACTGCGGGACGACGCCCGCGACCGCCTCGAAGGCGTCCTGGTTCTCGTAGAACGGCGCGGCGGGCAGGTACACGGTGGCCGTGAAACTCAAGGCCGCCAGCGCGAGGACCGCGAACCCCGACAGCACGACCTGGCGCATCGCGCGGAAGCCGTACACCTCGCTGATCACGTCGCCGAGCACGTAGGCCAGCGGGAAGAGCAGGAAGGCGCCGTCGGTCACGAGCCCGTCGACGGACAGGAACCCGAGCTGGAAGGACAGGCCGGGGAAGAGGAGGACGCCCTTGGTCCCGGTGACGTTGCTGATGAGCATCACGCCGACGAACAGGGCGATGAGGTAGCCGAAGTAGGGGCTGCCGACGGTGGCGAACGCGGGCTGGTTGCGGTCGGGGGTCGGAGTGCGGGCGGGGCCGGGGGTCTGGGTGCTGCGCGCCGGCTCGGGAGTGATCCCGTCCGGCCGCCCAGTCCCGTGCGGGTCCCGGGGCTCAGGGGTCTGCGATGAAATGGTCACGAGCGACGATTATCCGGGCAGACGCGCGCCCGCGACGAATCCGGCCCGCCGGGTCAGGCCACCACCCAGGCACCGGATCGCAGGGACTCGGCCGTGACCACCCCACGCAACGCCTCGATCGAGTCCGCGCCCTGCGGCCCACCGAGCGAGGCCACGATCCGGGCGATCGCGGCCCTCGTCGTCGTCCCCTCCTCCGCCAGGTCGGCCAGGGTCACCGCGCCGTCCCGCTTCGCCAGCCGCTCACCGGCGGCGTTCACCGCGAGCGGCACGTGGACGTACTGCGGATGCGGGAGGCCGAGCAGATCCGCGAGATGCGCCTGGCGGGGAGTCGAGGAGAGCAGGTCCTCGCCGCGGACGACCTGGTCCACGCCCTGCTCGGCGTCGTCGACGACCACCGCCAGGTTGTACGCCCACACGCCGTCGCCGCGGCGCAGCACGACATCGTCGACGATCCCCGTGTACGAGCCGTGGACGAGGTCGGTGATCGTCAGCTCGTCGACCGTCGCGCGCAGCCGCAGCGCCGGCACCCGGCCCGGACCGAGCGCCGCACGGCGACGCTCACGCTCGGCCTCCGGCAGGTCCCGGCACGTACCCGGGTAGGCGCCCGGCGGGGAGTGCGGCGCGCGCGGGGCCTCCGCGATCTCCCTGCGCGAGCAGTAACACTCGTAGACCAGGCTCTGGTCCGCCAGCTGGTCGGCGGCCGCGGCGTAGGCGTGCGAGCGCGCGGACTGCCACATGATCTCGCCGTCCCAGTCGAGGCCGATCGCCGCCAGATCCGCCAGTTGCCGCTCCGCCACCCCGGGGCGGGCGCGCGCGGCGTCGAGGTCGTCGACCCGCATCCGGAACGACCGCCCCGAATCCCGCGCCAATATCCACGCCGCCACCGCCGTGCGCAGGTTGCCCAGGTGCAGGTCACCGGACGGGCTCGGTGCGTAGCGGCCGGCGCCGGGCGGGAGGAGGCTCGCGGGGGTTTCCACGTCAACAGGGTAGGTGGCGTGGTCGTGGTGGGGCGGGGGCGTGGCGCGCGCGGGGGGCGCGAGTCGCGCTGGGGCGTGGTGGGCCGCGCGCCAGGAGCGCCCGCCGCGCGGCGAGGTGCCAGACTGGAGGCATGAGCGCAGACGCCGACAACGCCCGCCCCGACGCCGACGACCAGACCCGCCTCACCGAGGAGCAGATCGCCGAGGGCCTCGCCGACCTACCCGGCTGGGCCCTGTCCGAGGGATCGCTGACCTACACCGCCGTGTGCGAGACGCCGCAGGCCGCGATCGACCTGGTCGCCGCCATCGGCCAGGCCGCCAACTCGCAGAACCACCACCCCGACCTGCTGTGGAGCTACGACGAGGTCACCCTGGACCTGCGTAGCCACGACGTGGACGGCGTCACCCGGCGCGACCTGCGGCTGGCGCGGTCGATCTCAGCGCTGTCCGGCGAGTTCGACGCGACCCCGCTCGGACTGGGGGAGTAGGGGCCGAGGCTCACGGGCCCGGGGACGGCCGGCGAGAAGAGGAAAACGCACACGCGCACTCGACCGATACAGGCGAATTCCTCTGCTCGGCGCGGAGGCGGCGCCCGGGGCCGGTCGTAGCGGGGTCTACCCGGCGAACGCGGCGGCCGCCTCGGCGAGGTCGAGCAGCGGTTGCGGCATGATCCCCAGGAGGACCGTCACGATCGCCGCGACAGCCACCACGGCGAGTGTGAGCGGCCGGGCGGCGAACGCCACCTCGCCGGTGCCGGTGCCCGCGCTGCCCGCCACGCCGGTGCCCGCGCTGCCCGCCCCGTCGAGCGGGCTGGAGTCGCGGAAGAACATCACCACGATCACCCGGATGTAGAACGACGCCGCGATCGCGCTGGTGAGCACGCCGATCACCACGAGGCTCACCGCGCCGCCGGCCACCGCCGCGGAGAACACGGCGAACTTGGCGATGAACCCGCTCGTCAGCGGGATGCCCGCCAGAGCCAGGAGCAGCAGGGCGAACGCGCCCGCGACCAGCGGCTGACGGCGACCGAGCCCGGCCCAGGCGCGCAGGTCGGTGATCTCGGCGCCGTCGGTGTCGCGGACGAGCCCCGCCACGGCGAACACGCCGACCGTGCTGATGGCGTAGGCGGCCAGGTAGAACAGCGTGGCGGACGTCCCGACGGCTGTCGGGCCGAGCACCCCGGTGAGCAGGAAGCCCGCGTGCGCGACGGACGAGTACGCCAGCAGTCGCTTGACGTCGTTCTGGGTGACGCCGACGACCGTGCCGACGATCATCGTCAGCGCCGCGATCACCCACAGCACCGGCGCCCAGTCGGCCTCGAGGCCGGGCACCGCGACGTGGAAGAAGCGGAGGATCGCCCCGAACGCGGCGAGTTTGGTGCCCGCGGCCATGAACGCGGTGATCGACGTGGGCGCGCCCTGGTAGACGTCCGGTGTCCACGTGTGGAACGGCACCGCGCCGACCTTGAACAGCAGGCCCACCGACATCATGGCCACGCCGATCAGCGCCAGCGGGACGCCGCCGCCAGCGTCGCCGCCCGCGCCGACACCGCCCCCGCCGCCGCCCCCGCCGCCTCCCGCTGCGACCGCGGCCGCGATCCCGCCGAAGTCGACGGTCCCGGCGTAGCCGTAGATCAGCGCCGCGCCGTAGGCGAAGAACGCCGACGAGAATGCGCCCAGCAGGAAGTACTTGACCGCGGCCTCCTGCGAGAGGAGTCGTCGTCGGCGGGCCATGCCACACAGGACGTACAGCGGCAGCGACAGCACCTCGAGCGCGATGAACAGGGTGATGAGGTCGTTGGCCGCCGGGAAGAGCATGAGCCCGCCGGTGGCGAACAGCGCGAGCGGGAACACCTCGGTCTGGGTGACGCCGGCACGCTCGGCCTCCCGCTCGGCGTCGCCGCCCGGGGCCAGCGCGGCCTGCGGCGCGAACCCGGCGAGCACGGGCGGGCGCGGACGTGTCGAGCCGCCCACCGCGGCGCCGCCCACCGCCGCCCCCGCCACCGCGGCGCCGCCCACCGCGGCCCCCGCCACCGCGGCGCGCTCCTCCGCCCCGTCCCGCGCCCGCTCGCCGATGAGCAACCCGGCGCCGATCGCCACGAGGACCGTCGCGCCCTGCAGGAACAGGGCGGGCCCGTCGACGGCCACGGCGCCACCGGCCGTCACCGTCCGCGTCCCGGCGAGCGCGACCACCGAGACCAGTGCCGCGGCGAGCCCGCCGAGGTACAGCACCACCTGCACGCGGTAGCGGTGCCGGGCGGGCGCGAACGCCTCGACCAGCACGGAGACGATCGCCGCGCCGAACACCACGAGCAACGGCAGGAGCGAGGAGTAGGCGATGTCCGGGGTCATCGGGGGGCTCCGTCCACGTGGGTGACGATCTGGGCGACCGCCGGGTCGATCACGTCCAGCGCCGGCTGCGGGTAGAAGCCCAGCGCGACCAGCGCCACGACGAGCGGGGCCAGGACCACGCGCTCGCGGACCGTCAGGTCGGGCGTGGTCTCGAGCCCGGTCGCGACGGGCCCGCCCATGACGCGCTGGTAGGTCCACAGGATGTAGATCGCGGCCAGCACGAACGTCGCCGTCGCCAGGACCGCCGCGACGGGATACACCTCGAACGTGCCGACGAACACCAGGAACTCGCTGATGAACGGCGCGAGCCCCGGCAGGGAGAGTGTCGCGAGCCCGGCCACGAGGAACACCCCGGCCAGCACGGGCGCCACCTGTTGGACGCCGCCGTAGTAGCCGATCTCGCGGATCCGGTGCCGACGCACGAGGAACCCGGCCACGAGGAACAGGGCGGCCGTGGCGAGGCCGTGATTGACCATGTAGAGCGTGGCGCCGGCGGCCGACTGGGTCGTCGCGGCGAACACTCCCAGCACGATGAACCCGAAGTGCGAGATCGACGCGTACGCGATGAGACGCAGCAGGTCGGTCTGCGCGATCGCCATGAGCCCGCCGTAGATGATGCTGATCACCGCGAACGTCACCATCACGGGCGTCGCGGTGTCGGCGGCTCCGGGGAACAGCGGCAGGCTGTACCGCAGCATCGCGAAGGTGCCGACCTTGTCGACCACCGCCATCATGAGCACGGCGGAGGCGGGCGTCGCGGCGACGGCCGCGCCGGGCAGCCACGTGTGGAACGGCCACAGGGGCGCCTTGATCGCGAACGCGAGGGTGAACCCGGCGAACATCAGCAGCGCCGCGCCGGTCGGGAGCTGCAGGCGACCGTCGGCGACGGCGTCGGAGATGAGGCGGTAGTCGAACGTGCCGCGGCCGTCCGGGCCGAGCCCGGCCCGGTCTGTGTAGATGTAAAGGGTGATCACCGCGGCGAGCATGACCAGACCGCCGAGAAGGTTGTAGAGGAGGAACCGCACGGCCGCGCGGGCCCGGTCGGTGCGGCCGGCGTCCGTGCCGCCGGAGTCAGTGCCGCCGAATCCGCCGATGAGGAAGTACAGCGGGATGAGCATCGCCTCGAACGCGACGTAGAACAGCAGCACGTCGAGGCTCGTGAACGCGACCAGCGCGAGCCCCTGCGTCGCGAGCAGCAGCGCGGGGTACGCCTGCCCGCGGCGCCCGCCCGCACCGTCGTTGTCCCGCCACGCGGCGAGGAACAGCAGCGGCATGAGCGCGGCGGTGAGTAGGACCATCACGAGCGCGACGCCGTCGAGGCCGAGCGTGTACGTCGCGCCGAACGCGGGGATCCACGGCCGAGACTCGACGAACTGGTGGGCCGCGCCGCCGGGCTCGAACCGCACCGCCAGCACGACGGTCACGGCCAGGACGACGACGGACGTGGCCAGTGCGAGGGGCCTCGCCGCGCGGCGCGCGCCTGTGGGGAGGACGACGACGAGGAGGGCGCCGACCAGGGGCGTGAGCCACAGCGCGGTGAGCAGTCCGGGGCCGGTCACAGCACGCCCCCGCCCAGCATGGCCGCGATCACCAGGACCGCGCCGACCAGCATGTACAGCGCGTAGGACCGGGTGAGTCCGGACTGCAGGAGTCGCGTCCGGGCGGACAGTTCCCCGATGGCGGCGGCGAGGCCCGTCGCCGCGCCGGCCACGACCCGGCGGTCGACGACCGCTGTGCCGGCGACCAGCGCTTGGCCGGGGCGCATGAACACGGCCTCGTTGAGCGCGTCGGCGTAGAGGTCGCGGCGTGCGGCGCGGGTGAGCGGCGAGCCCTCCGGTGCGGTGGCGGGCACGTCCGCACGGGCGTAGAGGCGGACCGCGACGGCCACGCCCGCCGCGACCGCGACCAGGGATGCGGCGGTGACGAGCCACACCGGCAGGACGTGCTCGGGGTAGTGTTCGCCGACGACCGGGGCGAGCCACACCTGCAGGCGGCCGCCGATCGCGAGCAGTCCGCCCGCGGCCACCGAGCCCACGGCGATCGCGATCATGGGTCCGGTCATCGTCGCCGGGGATTCGTGCGGGTGCGCGTCCGCGGCCCAGCGGCGGGGGCCGAAGAAAGTCAGGATCATCACGCGGGTCATGTAGAAGGCGGTCAGGGCCGCGCCGAGCAGCGCGATGCCGCCGAGCAGGTAGCCGAGCACCGATCCCGTCGCGCCCGACCCCGCGCCCGCGGTACCGGCGCCCGCGTCGAAGGCCGCGGAGATGATGCCCTCCTTGGAGTAGAAGCCGGCGAACGGCGGGACCCCGATGATCGCGAGATAGCCCAGGCCGAAGGTGACGAAGGTGATCGGCATGACCGCCCGCAGTCCGCCGTAGCGGCGCATGTTCACCTCGTCGCCCATCCCGTGCATCACCGAGCCGGCGCCCAGGAAGAGCCCGGCCTTGAAGAAGCCGTGGGTGAGCAGGTGCATGATCGCCAGCGCGTACCCGGCGGGCCCGAGCCCGGCGGCGAGCACCATGTAGCCGACCTGGCTCATGGTGGAGGCGGCGAGGACCTTCTTGATGTCGTCCTTCGCGCAGCCGATCACCGCGCCGTACAGGAGCGTGACCGCGCCGACGGCGATGACCGCTGCGCGGGCGGCGGGGGCGGCGTCGAAGACCGGGTTCGTGCGGGTGATGAGGTAAACGCCCGCGGTGACCATGGTCGCGGCGTGGATGAGCGCCGACACCGGGGTCGGGCCCTCCATGGCGTCGCCGAGCCAGGACTGCAACGGCACCTGCGCGGACTTGGCGCACGCGCCCAGCAGCAACAGCAACCCGAGCGCGGTGACCAGCCCGGAGCTGACGCCGGCGGAGCCGGCCGCGGCCGGGCCAGCCCCGCCCTCGCCCTCGATCGCAGCGAACACGCCCTCGTACGACAGGGTCCCCAGCTGGGTGACCATGACCATCAGCGCGACGCCCAGCCCGATGTCGCCGACGCGGTTGACCACGAACGCCTTCTTGGCCGCGGTCGCGGCGGACGGCTTGCGCTGCCAGAACCCGATGAGCAGGTACGAGACCAGGCCCACGCCCTCCCAGCCCAGGTAGAGGCCGAGGAAGTTGTCGGCCAGCACCAGCAGCAGCATCGCCGCGAGGAACAGGTTGAGGTAGGCGAAGAACTTGCGCCGCGCGGGGTCGGTGGCCATGTAGCCGATCGAGTACACGTGGATGAGCAGGCCGACGCCGGTGACGAGCAGGACGAACACCATCGACAGCTCGTCCAGCCGCAGGCCGAAGTCGACCTGCAGGTCGCCGACCGAGAGCCACGTGAACAGCGTCTGCGCGGCCGCCCGGCCACCGGGGCCACGGCCCACCATCTCGACGAGCTGCCACACGGCCACGGCGAACGAGCCCAGCGCGGTCGCCGAGCCGAGCAGGTGGCCCCAACCGTCCGCCCGCCGACCGAGCACCAGCAGGACCACCGCCCCGAGCAGGGGAAGAGCGGGGATGAGCCACAGCGCGGACCCGGTGGCGGCGGGGGCGAGGGTGGCCGCGGTTGCTGTCGTCGTCATCGTCGTCGTCCCCCCTAATACCTGAGCAGGCTGGCGTCATCTACGGACGCCGATCGGCGGGAGCGGTAGATGGCCATGATGATCGCGAGGCCGATCACGACCTCCGCGGCGGCCACGACCATGATGAAGAACGCGAAGACCTGGCCCGTGACGTCGCCGTGCATTCGCGCGAACGCCACGAGCGCGAGGTTGGTGGCGTTGAGCATGAGCTCGATGCACATGAACACGACGATCGCGTTGCGTCGCAGCAGGAACCCGGCCGCGCCGATCGTGAACAGCACGGCCGAGAGGTACAGGTAGTACTCAGGGGTCACGGCCGCGCACCCCCGTCCGCGCCGCGCGCCTCGCCGGCCACGCGTCGGTCCCCGGCCTCGCCCACGCGTCGGTCCCCGGCCTCGAGCTCGTCCGCCGCCGCGGCGTCGTGGGCGTGGCGGCGCAGCACCTCGCTCACCGAGTCCGGCGCGTCGGAGCCGTCGGGCAGCCGGGCGGGCACGTCGGCGGAGTTGCGGCGCGCGTACACGCCCGAGCTCGGCAGTGGCGTCACGCGCGCGGAGTCGTCGCGCTGCCAGTCGAGGAACCGCTGCTCCGAGAGTTGGCGCTGGGTGCGGTGGCCGGTGAAGCGCTCGCGGTGGGCCAGGACCATCGCGCCGAGCGTGGCGATGATGAGCAGCACCCCGGTGAGCTCGAACGCCCA
Protein-coding regions in this window:
- a CDS encoding CHY zinc finger protein → MTPPDLPTDENPPHGSPPAVTVLGATVDDQTRCVHYGSPLDIVAIRFHCCGEFYPCFRCHADAVDHPVTAWPADRFDTRAILCGVCRSTLSISDYLEADFCPSCASPFNPGCSLHHSIYFE
- a CDS encoding queuosine precursor transporter, producing the protein MTISSQTPEPRDPHGTGRPDGITPEPARSTQTPGPARTPTPDRNQPAFATVGSPYFGYLIALFVGVMLISNVTGTKGVLLFPGLSFQLGFLSVDGLVTDGAFLLFPLAYVLGDVISEVYGFRAMRQVVLSGFAVLALAALSFTATVYLPAAPFYENQDAFEAVAGVVPQFFLAGLAGYVVGELLNSYVLVWMKRRTGERSLWARLLGSTVVGQLADTMVFCTIAAPALGMALWSGDYWNYVVIGFVWKTLVEAVLLPVTYLVIAWIKKREPSYQAALSRSALSQSAA
- the gluQRS gene encoding tRNA glutamyl-Q(34) synthetase GluQRS, producing the protein METPASLLPPGAGRYAPSPSGDLHLGNLRTAVAAWILARDSGRSFRMRVDDLDAARARPGVAERQLADLAAIGLDWDGEIMWQSARSHAYAAAADQLADQSLVYECYCSRREIAEAPRAPHSPPGAYPGTCRDLPEAERERRRAALGPGRVPALRLRATVDELTITDLVHGSYTGIVDDVVLRRGDGVWAYNLAVVVDDAEQGVDQVVRGEDLLSSTPRQAHLADLLGLPHPQYVHVPLAVNAAGERLAKRDGAVTLADLAEEGTTTRAAIARIVASLGGPQGADSIEALRGVVTAESLRSGAWVVA
- a CDS encoding 4a-hydroxytetrahydrobiopterin dehydratase, with product MSADADNARPDADDQTRLTEEQIAEGLADLPGWALSEGSLTYTAVCETPQAAIDLVAAIGQAANSQNHHPDLLWSYDEVTLDLRSHDVDGVTRRDLRLARSISALSGEFDATPLGLGE
- the nuoN gene encoding NADH-quinone oxidoreductase subunit NuoN, with the translated sequence MTPDIAYSSLLPLLVVFGAAIVSVLVEAFAPARHRYRVQVVLYLGGLAAALVSVVALAGTRTVTAGGAVAVDGPALFLQGATVLVAIGAGLLIGERARDGAEERAAVAGAAVGGAAVAGAAVGGAAVGGSTRPRPPVLAGFAPQAALAPGGDAEREAERAGVTQTEVFPLALFATGGLMLFPAANDLITLFIALEVLSLPLYVLCGMARRRRLLSQEAAVKYFLLGAFSSAFFAYGAALIYGYAGTVDFGGIAAAVAAGGGGGGGGGGVGAGGDAGGGVPLALIGVAMMSVGLLFKVGAVPFHTWTPDVYQGAPTSITAFMAAGTKLAAFGAILRFFHVAVPGLEADWAPVLWVIAALTMIVGTVVGVTQNDVKRLLAYSSVAHAGFLLTGVLGPTAVGTSATLFYLAAYAISTVGVFAVAGLVRDTDGAEITDLRAWAGLGRRQPLVAGAFALLLLALAGIPLTSGFIAKFAVFSAAVAGGAVSLVVIGVLTSAIAASFYIRVIVVMFFRDSSPLDGAGSAGTGVAGSAGTGTGEVAFAARPLTLAVVAVAAIVTVLLGIMPQPLLDLAEAAAAFAG
- a CDS encoding NADH-quinone oxidoreductase subunit M — its product is MTGPGLLTALWLTPLVGALLVVVLPTGARRAARPLALATSVVVLAVTVVLAVRFEPGGAAHQFVESRPWIPAFGATYTLGLDGVALVMVLLTAALMPLLFLAAWRDNDGAGGRRGQAYPALLLATQGLALVAFTSLDVLLFYVAFEAMLIPLYFLIGGFGGTDSGGTDAGRTDRARAAVRFLLYNLLGGLVMLAAVITLYIYTDRAGLGPDGRGTFDYRLISDAVADGRLQLPTGAALLMFAGFTLAFAIKAPLWPFHTWLPGAAVAATPASAVLMMAVVDKVGTFAMLRYSLPLFPGAADTATPVMVTFAVISIIYGGLMAIAQTDLLRLIAYASISHFGFIVLGVFAATTQSAAGATLYMVNHGLATAALFLVAGFLVRRHRIREIGYYGGVQQVAPVLAGVFLVAGLATLSLPGLAPFISEFLVFVGTFEVYPVAAVLATATFVLAAIYILWTYQRVMGGPVATGLETTPDLTVRERVVLAPLVVALVALGFYPQPALDVIDPAVAQIVTHVDGAPR
- the nuoL gene encoding NADH-quinone oxidoreductase subunit L, coding for MTTTATAATLAPAATGSALWLIPALPLLGAVVLLVLGRRADGWGHLLGSATALGSFAVAVWQLVEMVGRGPGGRAAAQTLFTWLSVGDLQVDFGLRLDELSMVFVLLVTGVGLLIHVYSIGYMATDPARRKFFAYLNLFLAAMLLLVLADNFLGLYLGWEGVGLVSYLLIGFWQRKPSAATAAKKAFVVNRVGDIGLGVALMVMVTQLGTLSYEGVFAAIEGEGGAGPAAAGSAGVSSGLVTALGLLLLLGACAKSAQVPLQSWLGDAMEGPTPVSALIHAATMVTAGVYLITRTNPVFDAAPAARAAVIAVGAVTLLYGAVIGCAKDDIKKVLAASTMSQVGYMVLAAGLGPAGYALAIMHLLTHGFFKAGLFLGAGSVMHGMGDEVNMRRYGGLRAVMPITFVTFGLGYLAIIGVPPFAGFYSKEGIISAAFDAGAGTAGAGSGATGSVLGYLLGGIALLGAALTAFYMTRVMILTFFGPRRWAADAHPHESPATMTGPMIAIAVGSVAAGGLLAIGGRLQVWLAPVVGEHYPEHVLPVWLVTAASLVAVAAGVAVAVRLYARADVPATAPEGSPLTRAARRDLYADALNEAVFMRPGQALVAGTAVVDRRVVAGAATGLAAAIGELSARTRLLQSGLTRSYALYMLVGAVLVIAAMLGGGVL
- the nuoK gene encoding NADH-quinone oxidoreductase subunit NuoK yields the protein MTPEYYLYLSAVLFTIGAAGFLLRRNAIVVFMCIELMLNATNLALVAFARMHGDVTGQVFAFFIMVVAAAEVVIGLAIIMAIYRSRRSASVDDASLLRY